Proteins from one Podospora pseudoanserina strain CBS 124.78 chromosome 1, whole genome shotgun sequence genomic window:
- a CDS encoding hypothetical protein (COG:S; EggNog:ENOG503P3QB) — translation MADNHRRAYPPPREGPESSHYPPPPEEDEDRRRLPPVGGSGMSLPSISSYPPPPASYPPSDPRYQDRGYSADPRYHDSRSWPADPQTPGGYPPPPPDSRYPPLPSVNAPPRRYDDRPPYDDRRPYDDHRPYNDPYYGPPPHASRPPSYPPPGSDPYYRYPPGTPYPYGAPQQAPPQQQAAPRQRTSIACRYCRKRKIRCSGYQNTQNGKCTNCDKLRIDCVFQPVSSNSSAAFVPVQALPGGVPPGTPLFGAWGQPLGSTGSQGPPPQRPYPQHPPSDYPPPLNSPTAAYPPYDDREGSRRRSRPPEDDPSLRPGPPNYPPDDDPRRRSPASNHSNGTPPTGYHQYQHGVYDQDRTPTPQKPSPSGPGAPPMHPQQPPPLVAHSPPSGASTNPMSLGHLISTDERERGGPNAGIDRDMLGRLGRRS, via the exons ATGGCCGACAATCACAGAAGGGCGTACCCGCCGCCGCGAGAGGGTCCAGAGAGCTCGCATTATCCACCGCCCCcagaggaagacgaagatAGGAGGAGGCTCCCGCCAGTTGGGGGGAGCGGCATGAGCTTGCCGTCAATCTCTTcttatccaccaccaccagcttcgTACCCGCCGTCTGACCCACGCTATCAGGATCGAGGGTATTCTGCAGACCCGCGATATCATGATTCAAGGAGTTGGCCCGCAGACCCTCAAACACCTGGTGGAtatcctccgccacctccggACTCACGATACCCGCCCTTGCCGTCGGTGAACGCGCCGCCACGGCGTTATGATGATCGGCCGCCATACGACGACAGGAGGCCGTATGACGATCACAGACCATACAATGACCCTTACTACGGGCCGCCTCCACACGCGTCCAGGCCCCCCAGTTACCCACCCCCTGGATCTGATCCATACTACAGGTACCCGCCGGGAACTCCGTATCCCTATGGGGCTCCTCAACAGGCAccgcctcagcagcaagctgCACCGAGGCAAAGGACATCGATTGCGTGCCGCTATTGTCGAAAGAGAAAG ATTCGCTGCAGTGGTTACCAGAACACGCAAAATGGAAAGTGCACCAATTGCGACAAGCTTCGAATCGACTGCGTATTCCAGCCGGTATCTTCTAATTCCTCAGCCGCCTTCGTTCCAGTTCAGGCGCTCCCGGGAGGAGTGCCTCCCGGAACACCCCTCTTCGGAGCGTGGGGACAGCCTCTCGGTTCAACGGGCTCACAGGGACCACCTCCGCAACGGCCTTACCCGCAACACCCCCCGTCTGACTACCCGCCACCTTTGAATTCGCCCACAGCTGCGTATCCTCCATACGACGACCGGGAAGGCAGTCGCCGACGAAGCCGCCCACCCGAAGACGATCCGAGTTTGCGACCTGGCCCTCCCAACTACCCGCCTGACGACGATCCGCGACGACGCTCTCCCGCTTCAAACCACAGCAACGGCACTCCCCCGACGGGCTATCACCAGTATCAACACGGCGTCTACGACCAGGACAGGaccccaactcctcaaaAGCCGAGTCCCAGCGGTCCCGGTGCTCCTCCGATGCACCctcagcagccgccgcctcTGGTGGCTCATTCACCGCCTTCTGGTgcctccaccaacccaatGAGTCTCGGACACCTTATCAGCACGGATGAGCGTGAACGAGGCGGTCCTAACGCCGGGATCGATCGCGACATGCTTGGGAGACTGGGTCGGAGATCCTAA
- a CDS encoding hypothetical protein (EggNog:ENOG503P81F), with translation MSRSPQALLRLPPKRTFTTSAPHLKSQPYSKSSTRQQTQGKADPKSTTDGKPEPAPRWKRLIWTGAFAATAFTGSIYGAGLKTQREWNEEKQKVQELTTDEKVAMLENSKAELWKQKVSLEQKLGELRRRMEKEEEGVPK, from the exons ATGTCCCGATCACCACAAGCCCTCCTTCGACTGCCCCCCAAACGAACCTTCACAACCTCAGCCCCCCACCTCAAATCCCAACCCTACAGCAAATCTTCCACGAGGCAGCAAACCCAAGGAAAAGCCGAcccaaagtcaacaacagACGGGAAACCCGAGCCAGCACCCCGCTGGAAACGCCTCATCTGGACCGGCGCCTTCGCCGCGACGGCATTCACCGGGTCCATCTACGGCGCCGGGTTGAAGACGCAGAGGGAGTGGAACGAG GAAAAACAAAAGGTCCAGGAGCTCACCACCGACGAAAAAGTAGCCATGCTCGAAAACTCAAAGGCGGAACTCTGGAAGCAAAAGGTGTCGCTGGAGCAGAAGCTGGgggagctgaggaggaggatggagaaggaggaggaaggcgtgCCGAAatag
- the SHB17 gene encoding Sedoheptulose 1,7-bisphosphatase (COG:G; EggNog:ENOG503P0AY), translating into MTPRVFIIRHGETTWSLSGKHTSTTNIPLTPSGEKRVLATGRALVGNDRLIVPSKLSHIYVSPRLRAQRTLELLNIAYRSRTPLLSPAREGGIPCPAEVEITEDIREWDYGDYEGITSPEINRIRKEQGLDEGRKWDIWRDGCPGGESPADITARLDRLIKDIREKWHRPVMEGENVGEGKKGDVLIVAHGHILRAFAQRWAGKELHDGPTFLLEAGGVGTLSYEHHNINEPAILLGGAFVVGDD; encoded by the exons ATGACCCCCCGCGTCTTCATAATCCGCCACGGCGAAACCACCTGGTCCCTCTCCGGCAAGCAcacctccacaaccaacaTCCCTCTCACCCCCTCGGGCGAGAAGCGCGTCCTAGCCACCGGCCGCGCCCTCGTCGGCAACGACCGTCTCATCGtcccctccaagctctcccacATCTATGTCTCCCCTCGCCTCCGCGCCCAGCGCACGTTGGAGCTCTTAAACATTGCTTACCGGTCGCGCACCCCTCTTCTGAGCCCGGCTCGGGAAGGGGGTATCCCCTGTCCAGCTGAGGTTGAGATCACGGAGGACATCAGAGAGTGGGATTACGGCGACTATGAGGGgatcacctcccccgagaTCAACAGGATTAGAAAGGAGCAGGGGTTGGATGAAGGGAGGAAGTGGGATATCTGGCGAGATGGGTGTCCTGGTGGGGA GAGCCCAGCGGATATTACTGCTAGGCTAGATAGACTGATCAAGGACATCAGGGAGAAATGGCATCGTCCAGTGATGGAGGGCGAGAATGTCGgcgaggggaagaagggcgaCGTCCTGATCGTTGCACATGGGCACATACTCCGAGCTTTTGCGCAGAGGTGGGCGGGAAAGGAACTCCATGACGGACCAACGTTTTTGCTCGAGGCAGGAGGTGTCGGGACGCTGAG TTATGAACACCACAATATCAACGAACCTGCCATTTTACTTGGTGGTGCATTTGTCGTCGGGGACGACTG A